Proteins encoded within one genomic window of Granulicella pectinivorans:
- a CDS encoding amidase → MTDIPASLPSSSSTRRRFLAACSAAGLGSTMLPGVLLTLATQASAQSEKPAKITPAMIDAAGVIAGITIAEEQKAAMLEMLEGQRESVQAIRDLHMPNSVSPAMVFDPVPGGMVLDTAKKPVTMSAAPPVKELAGQVAAGLAGESDGLAFATVRELAELVRTKKVNSVGLTKMYLARLKKFDPMLHFLITATDERALAQAAAADKEIAAGNYRGALHGIPWGAKDLLAVKGYRTTWGAAGFEEQTFDYDAEVVKRLDAAGAVLIAKLTMGALAQGDLWFGGRTRNPWNVKQGSSGSSAGSASAVSAGCVGFGIGTETLGSISSPSTRCGVTGLRPSYGLVPRTGAMALTWSMDKIGPICRSVEDCALVLGAIYGPDGHDLSVKPAAFNWDAGFDWKALRVGYFKPAFEAQPPLQIPRAPSGPGPELEAYNARVARRRKAREQETYDARFNTAALDTLRAMGVKLIPVEMPKFPFGAMVPVLEAEAAAAFDELTRSGRDKLLTGQTPGDWPNQFRVARFYSAVDYVQAMRARTLAIAAMSQLFETVDVIVTPSGGDQLTATNLTGQPAVIVPNGVRGEDAPKPINEGDGSPQNQGGPGTPVSITFLGGLYQDAKVAALARAYQEATGFHRVHPKLV, encoded by the coding sequence ATGACTGATATCCCAGCTTCCCTTCCCTCCTCCTCTTCGACGCGGCGACGTTTTCTTGCGGCTTGTTCGGCGGCTGGTCTGGGGTCGACGATGCTGCCCGGCGTGCTCCTGACGCTGGCTACGCAGGCCTCTGCCCAAAGCGAGAAGCCGGCCAAGATTACGCCGGCGATGATCGATGCGGCGGGGGTGATCGCGGGGATCACGATTGCGGAGGAGCAGAAGGCCGCGATGCTGGAGATGCTGGAAGGCCAGCGGGAGAGCGTGCAGGCGATTCGGGATCTGCATATGCCGAACTCTGTGTCGCCGGCGATGGTGTTCGATCCGGTGCCGGGTGGGATGGTGCTCGATACGGCGAAGAAGCCGGTGACGATGAGTGCGGCGCCTCCTGTGAAAGAACTTGCGGGGCAGGTTGCGGCGGGGCTGGCGGGCGAGTCGGATGGACTGGCGTTTGCTACCGTCCGGGAGCTGGCGGAGCTGGTGCGGACGAAGAAGGTCAATTCGGTGGGGCTGACGAAGATGTATTTGGCGCGGCTGAAGAAGTTCGACCCGATGCTGCATTTCTTGATTACGGCGACCGATGAACGGGCTTTGGCGCAGGCAGCGGCGGCGGACAAGGAGATTGCGGCGGGGAACTATCGGGGGGCTCTGCATGGGATTCCGTGGGGCGCGAAGGATCTGCTGGCGGTGAAGGGGTACAGGACGACGTGGGGTGCGGCTGGGTTTGAGGAGCAGACGTTCGATTATGACGCCGAAGTGGTGAAGAGGCTGGATGCGGCGGGGGCAGTGTTGATCGCGAAGCTGACGATGGGTGCGCTGGCGCAGGGGGATCTTTGGTTTGGGGGAAGGACGCGAAATCCGTGGAATGTGAAGCAGGGGTCGAGCGGATCGTCGGCGGGGAGCGCGAGCGCGGTGTCGGCGGGGTGCGTGGGGTTTGGGATTGGGACGGAGACTTTGGGGTCGATCTCCAGCCCGAGCACGCGGTGTGGCGTGACGGGGCTGCGGCCGAGCTATGGGCTGGTGCCGAGGACGGGCGCGATGGCGCTGACGTGGTCGATGGACAAGATCGGGCCCATCTGCCGGTCGGTGGAGGACTGCGCGCTGGTGCTGGGGGCGATCTACGGCCCGGATGGGCATGACCTTTCGGTGAAGCCGGCGGCGTTCAACTGGGACGCGGGGTTCGACTGGAAGGCGCTGCGGGTGGGGTATTTCAAACCGGCGTTTGAGGCGCAGCCTCCGTTGCAGATTCCGCGGGCTCCAAGTGGACCGGGGCCGGAGCTGGAGGCGTACAACGCGCGCGTAGCACGCAGGCGGAAGGCGCGGGAGCAGGAGACGTACGATGCCCGCTTCAACACGGCCGCGCTCGATACGCTGAGGGCGATGGGGGTGAAGCTGATTCCGGTGGAGATGCCGAAGTTCCCGTTTGGCGCGATGGTTCCTGTGCTGGAGGCGGAGGCCGCGGCGGCATTCGACGAGTTGACCCGATCGGGGCGGGACAAGCTGTTGACCGGGCAAACGCCGGGGGATTGGCCGAATCAGTTCCGGGTGGCGCGGTTCTATTCAGCGGTCGACTACGTGCAGGCGATGCGAGCGAGGACGCTTGCGATTGCGGCGATGTCTCAGTTGTTCGAGACGGTGGATGTGATTGTGACGCCCTCGGGCGGGGACCAGCTTACGGCGACGAATCTGACGGGGCAGCCGGCGGTGATTGTGCCGAATGGCGTACGGGGCGAGGATGCTCCGAAGCCGATCAATGAGGGGGATGGGAGTCCGCAGAACCAGGGCGGGCCGGGGACCCCGGTGAGTATTACGTTTCTGGGTGGGCTTTATCAGGACGCGAAGGTAGCGGCTCTGGCGCGGGCTTACCAGGAGGCGACTGGGTTCCACAGGGTACATCCGAAGCTGGTATGA
- a CDS encoding sulfite exporter TauE/SafE family protein: MTLAWSTHWHYLWLVLASFVAGIMNAMAGGGSFISFPAMLSMGVPPVEANATNTVALWPGQLTSLATLRGDMRKDLLPVITVASILGGVIGALTLLNTKQMTFLHLIPWLLLSGSLIFGISGPVSKWLRRRSKEHPAELGERPLPLVWVFVAILPVCFYIGYFGAGGGFLVMTILALFGVEEMNVLNSLKVLAACLSNFCAILTFIVRGRVLWHYCLISMVAAGLGGYLGARYARRTNPAVLRGLVVATGCTIAAYFFWRQS; encoded by the coding sequence ATGACTTTGGCATGGAGCACGCACTGGCACTACCTCTGGCTGGTGCTGGCCTCGTTTGTGGCGGGGATTATGAACGCGATGGCAGGGGGTGGATCGTTCATTTCATTCCCCGCGATGCTTTCGATGGGCGTGCCCCCGGTGGAGGCCAATGCCACCAACACCGTGGCGCTCTGGCCGGGACAGTTGACCTCACTGGCCACGCTGCGGGGCGACATGCGCAAAGACCTGCTGCCGGTGATTACGGTGGCTTCGATTCTGGGCGGCGTGATTGGCGCGTTGACGCTGCTCAACACGAAGCAGATGACGTTCCTGCATCTGATTCCGTGGCTGTTGCTCTCCGGGTCACTGATCTTCGGGATCAGTGGACCGGTGTCGAAGTGGCTGCGGAGACGGTCGAAGGAGCATCCGGCTGAGCTTGGCGAGAGGCCTCTGCCGCTGGTTTGGGTCTTCGTCGCGATTCTGCCGGTTTGTTTCTACATCGGATACTTCGGCGCGGGCGGCGGGTTTCTGGTGATGACGATCCTGGCTCTGTTCGGCGTGGAAGAGATGAATGTGTTGAACTCGCTGAAGGTTCTGGCGGCATGCCTTTCGAACTTTTGCGCGATTCTGACGTTCATCGTGAGGGGTCGAGTGCTGTGGCACTACTGCCTGATCTCCATGGTGGCTGCGGGGCTTGGTGGCTACCTCGGCGCACGGTATGCGAGACGGACGAATCCCGCGGTGCTGCGTGGGTTGGTGGTGGCCACGGGATGCACGATAGCCGCGTACTTCTTCTGGAGGCAGAGTTGA
- a CDS encoding SDR family oxidoreductase, whose product MSQPHTLQSLSGKTVLITGASAGIGWYTALAFARQGANLVLTARRAERLEALVAEIEALGAQAVFHAGDAAENAVAVATVALALATFNRIDILINNAGAGNYKQLVDTTVEEYDHLMDSNMKSTFLFARHTAPSMIAQQSGTLVLISSIAGLQGYANEAVYSATKFAQVGFGQALEAELRPHGIKVETICPGGVKTEFAVGKGRTEDYVRNSWMMNPAEFAETIVFACRQPANVRIVQMTVRHMGEPPKR is encoded by the coding sequence ATGTCCCAGCCCCACACCCTCCAGAGCCTATCCGGCAAGACCGTCCTCATCACCGGAGCCTCGGCCGGCATCGGCTGGTACACCGCCCTCGCCTTCGCCCGCCAGGGAGCCAACCTCGTCCTCACCGCACGGCGCGCAGAGCGCCTCGAAGCTCTCGTGGCTGAGATCGAAGCCCTCGGCGCGCAAGCCGTCTTCCATGCCGGAGACGCCGCCGAAAACGCCGTCGCCGTGGCAACCGTAGCTCTCGCCCTCGCCACGTTCAACCGCATCGACATCCTCATCAACAACGCCGGAGCCGGCAACTACAAGCAGCTCGTCGACACCACCGTCGAAGAGTACGACCACCTCATGGACTCGAACATGAAGAGCACCTTCCTCTTCGCGCGCCACACCGCACCGTCCATGATCGCGCAACAGTCCGGCACCCTCGTCCTCATCTCATCGATCGCCGGCCTGCAGGGTTACGCGAACGAGGCCGTCTACTCCGCCACGAAGTTCGCGCAGGTCGGCTTCGGGCAGGCCCTGGAGGCCGAGCTCCGTCCCCACGGCATCAAGGTCGAAACCATCTGCCCCGGAGGCGTCAAAACAGAGTTCGCCGTAGGCAAGGGACGCACCGAAGACTACGTGCGCAACTCCTGGATGATGAACCCCGCCGAGTTCGCCGAGACCATCGTCTTCGCCTGCCGCCAACCCGCCAACGTTCGCATCGTCCAGATGACGGTCCGCCACATGGGCGAGCCTCCGAAAAGATAG
- a CDS encoding MBL fold metallo-hydrolase: MASFFALGQCNNAGMNGQRLKSGMGRRQFLAAGAAAGVGMMTGLAQTAVSPRARTRLILLGTGGGPTPKKGRSASAQVIVVGGDSYVVDCGNGVARQMVAAGLKLGSIRDVFLTHHHSDHNADYGNLLLLAWATDLAHRVDTYGPPPLKRMTELFLEMNDVDIRTRAVDEGRPPLAPLIRAHEVTQAGVVMQDENVKVTAAVVRHPPLDPAFAYRFDTAGRSIVISGDTAPSENLVKLAQGADVLVHEVMYLPAIEKLIATEPNAVRLKEHLLASHTTTEQVGKIATEAKVKTLVLSHLVPGGYPFVEDKVWLESVRPYFAGEIVVGRDLLEI; the protein is encoded by the coding sequence GTGGCCTCCTTCTTTGCTTTGGGTCAGTGCAATAATGCGGGGATGAATGGGCAGAGATTGAAGAGCGGGATGGGACGGCGGCAGTTTCTTGCGGCGGGTGCGGCTGCGGGTGTTGGGATGATGACCGGATTGGCGCAGACGGCTGTGAGTCCGCGGGCGCGAACCAGGTTGATTCTGCTGGGGACTGGGGGTGGACCGACGCCGAAGAAAGGACGGTCGGCGAGTGCACAGGTGATTGTGGTGGGTGGGGATTCGTACGTCGTGGACTGCGGGAATGGTGTGGCGCGGCAGATGGTGGCTGCGGGTTTGAAGCTGGGGTCGATTCGGGATGTTTTTCTGACGCATCACCACTCGGACCACAACGCGGACTATGGAAATCTGCTTCTGCTGGCTTGGGCGACGGATCTGGCCCATCGAGTGGATACCTACGGTCCGCCCCCGCTGAAGCGGATGACGGAGTTGTTTCTGGAGATGAATGACGTCGACATCAGGACGCGTGCGGTGGATGAGGGGCGTCCGCCACTGGCTCCGCTGATCCGTGCGCATGAGGTTACCCAAGCAGGGGTCGTGATGCAGGACGAGAACGTGAAGGTGACGGCGGCAGTGGTCAGGCATCCTCCGCTGGACCCAGCCTTTGCCTACCGGTTCGATACCGCGGGACGGTCCATCGTGATCTCCGGGGATACGGCACCTTCTGAAAACCTGGTGAAGCTGGCGCAGGGCGCGGATGTGCTGGTGCATGAGGTGATGTATCTGCCGGCGATCGAAAAGCTGATTGCGACGGAGCCGAATGCGGTGCGGTTGAAGGAGCATCTGCTAGCGAGCCATACGACAACGGAGCAGGTGGGAAAGATTGCGACGGAGGCGAAGGTCAAAACGCTGGTCCTGTCGCACCTGGTGCCGGGCGGCTATCCGTTTGTGGAGGACAAGGTGTGGCTGGAGTCGGTGCGGCCTTACTTTGCCGGGGAGATTGTAGTCGGACGGGATTTGCTGGAGATCTAA
- a CDS encoding DUF971 domain-containing protein, with translation MSHEGIRIVSAEQAEREAAPEVKLPSAAVTPAKVKVMKTEGTGVEIAWKDGHVSKWTFAWLREACPCATCHEARDADGRKPGVAKPQPASLLPMFKAPVRPLEATPVGKYALRFKWNDGHESGIYSWEYLRRLPEGE, from the coding sequence ATGAGCCATGAAGGCATCAGGATTGTAAGCGCGGAGCAGGCGGAGCGCGAAGCCGCCCCCGAGGTGAAGCTGCCTTCCGCGGCAGTTACCCCGGCGAAGGTAAAGGTGATGAAGACCGAGGGGACGGGCGTCGAGATCGCATGGAAAGACGGGCATGTGAGCAAGTGGACGTTCGCGTGGCTGCGCGAGGCTTGTCCCTGTGCGACGTGCCATGAGGCTCGCGATGCCGATGGGCGCAAGCCCGGGGTCGCGAAGCCGCAGCCCGCTTCCCTGCTGCCGATGTTCAAGGCTCCGGTGAGGCCGCTGGAGGCGACCCCCGTGGGCAAGTATGCGCTGCGATTCAAATGGAACGATGGACACGAGAGCGGTATTTATTCGTGGGAGTATCTCCGGCGATTGCCGGAAGGGGAGTAG
- a CDS encoding ATP-binding cassette domain-containing protein — MALLVEAEGLVKEYPTDRGVARVVDGVSLSIAKGETLGLVGESGSGKSTVARMMLRLIEPTAGSVRFDGVDVLAANAGALRAMRRRMQIVFQDPYAALNPRMRVAQILAEPFAIHGETPAGGVEARLRELLDAVGLETAALRRYPHEFSGGQRQRINIARALALRPELLVLDEPVSALDVSVGAQVVNLLKDLQGEYGLTYLFISHSMPLVRYLCGRVAVMQKGRLVELGDVGQVCGAPRDEYTQRLIAATPTMPGEAGAGSLQ; from the coding sequence ATGGCGTTGCTGGTAGAAGCGGAAGGACTGGTGAAGGAGTACCCGACCGATCGCGGCGTTGCGCGCGTGGTGGATGGCGTATCGCTCTCGATTGCGAAGGGCGAGACGCTGGGGCTGGTGGGCGAGTCGGGGTCGGGCAAGAGCACCGTGGCACGGATGATGCTGCGGCTGATTGAACCGACTGCGGGCTCGGTGCGATTCGACGGGGTGGATGTGTTGGCGGCGAACGCCGGTGCGCTGCGGGCGATGCGGCGGCGGATGCAGATTGTGTTTCAGGATCCGTATGCGGCGTTGAACCCGCGGATGCGCGTGGCGCAGATTCTCGCGGAGCCGTTTGCGATCCACGGCGAGACGCCTGCGGGAGGCGTGGAGGCTCGACTGCGGGAGTTGCTGGATGCCGTGGGGCTGGAGACGGCGGCACTGCGGCGATATCCGCACGAGTTCAGCGGAGGGCAACGGCAGAGGATCAATATTGCGCGGGCGCTGGCATTGCGCCCTGAGCTGCTGGTGCTGGATGAGCCGGTGAGCGCGCTGGATGTGAGCGTGGGAGCGCAGGTGGTGAATCTGCTGAAGGATCTGCAAGGGGAGTATGGGCTGACGTATCTGTTTATCTCGCACTCCATGCCGCTGGTGCGGTATCTGTGCGGCAGGGTTGCGGTGATGCAGAAGGGACGCCTGGTGGAGCTGGGGGATGTGGGGCAGGTGTGCGGGGCTCCGCGGGATGAATATACGCAGCGGCTGATTGCTGCGACACCAACGATGCCGGGTGAGGCTGGGGCCGGGTCGCTACAATAG